A DNA window from Prochlorococcus marinus XMU1406 contains the following coding sequences:
- a CDS encoding argininosuccinate synthase gives MQQVKKVVLAYSGGVDTSVCIPYLKNEYGVSEVVTFVADLGQGEDLQLIQQKALNSGASQSIVGNLVNSFVERYAFPAIRANSLYLDKYPLSTALARPLIAEHLVNLAREINADAVAHGCTGKGNDQVRFDLAINALGPDLKIITPAREWNMSREEAIVYGEKFGIPAPVSKKSPYSIDVNLLGRSIEAGILEDPMHEAPEDIFAMTSSIDNAPDYPQDIEIVFKNGLPVGINDEFLTPVEIIQKANALAGAHGFGRIDMIEDRVVGIKSREIYETPGLLLLIKAHKELESITLNPDVVDFKGIVEKKWGQLVYQGFWFGPLKESLDVFISSTQNSVNGRVKIRLHKGNAIVIGRMSENNSLYREDLATYSKDDVFNHSLAEGFIYMWGMSNKIWAELNSKTKN, from the coding sequence ATGCAGCAGGTAAAAAAAGTTGTACTAGCGTATTCTGGAGGGGTAGATACAAGCGTTTGTATTCCATATTTAAAAAATGAATATGGAGTTTCAGAAGTTGTTACTTTTGTAGCAGATCTTGGACAAGGTGAGGATTTACAACTAATTCAGCAAAAAGCTTTAAATTCCGGAGCATCTCAATCAATAGTGGGAAATTTAGTTAATAGTTTTGTTGAGAGATACGCTTTTCCAGCCATTAGAGCAAACTCATTATATTTAGATAAATATCCTTTATCTACAGCTCTTGCTAGGCCTTTAATTGCTGAACATCTTGTAAATCTCGCTCGAGAGATAAATGCCGATGCTGTAGCTCATGGATGTACTGGTAAAGGGAATGATCAAGTTAGATTTGATTTAGCAATTAATGCCTTAGGCCCTGATTTGAAAATAATTACTCCTGCAAGAGAGTGGAATATGAGTAGGGAAGAGGCAATAGTGTATGGTGAAAAATTTGGTATTCCTGCACCAGTATCAAAAAAATCTCCATATTCAATAGATGTTAATTTACTTGGTAGGAGTATCGAAGCGGGTATATTAGAAGATCCAATGCATGAAGCACCTGAAGATATATTTGCGATGACATCATCAATTGATAATGCACCTGATTACCCTCAAGATATAGAAATTGTTTTTAAAAATGGGCTTCCAGTTGGAATTAATGATGAATTTTTAACTCCAGTAGAGATTATTCAAAAAGCTAATGCTCTTGCAGGTGCTCATGGTTTTGGAAGAATAGATATGATTGAAGATCGAGTAGTAGGAATTAAAAGTAGAGAGATTTACGAAACACCTGGACTGTTACTTTTAATTAAAGCTCACAAAGAATTGGAGAGCATAACATTAAATCCAGATGTTGTGGATTTTAAAGGAATAGTGGAAAAAAAATGGGGTCAATTAGTCTATCAAGGTTTTTGGTTTGGACCTCTTAAAGAGAGTTTAGATGTATTTATATCATCGACTCAAAATTCAGTTAATGGAAGGGTAAAGATTAGACTTCATAAAGGGAACGCAATTGTTATTGGTAGGATGTCTGAAAATAATTCACTTTACAGGGAAGATTTGGCAACCTATAGCAAAGATGATGTTTTCAATCATTCTTTAGCAGAGGGTTTTATTTATATGTGGGGTATGTCTAATAAAATATGGGCTGAGTTAAATTCAAAAACAAAAAATTAA
- a CDS encoding shikimate dehydrogenase — MISSKTSFIALIGNPVSHSLSPIMQNAALQYLGLDLIYIAIPCKDQDLELVLNSFKKINCKGLNITIPHKEKVFDLCSEISPIANQLKAINTLKLNSEKEWSGTNTDVEGFIYPLKTLNLVKKKSMVLGSGGAARSVIQGLINLNLSTISVVSRNKTSLNKLIKNFENQIKIKGFLNNDNQAQNLIEEADLIVNTTPVGMNSSKYAMNILPYGETFWRSLKSKTIVYDLIYNPSPSPLLKFSVKKGCFTIDGMQMLVAQGMKSLSFWTNGLEVPFQVMNDALKTYL; from the coding sequence ATGATTTCAAGTAAGACATCTTTTATTGCGTTAATTGGCAATCCAGTCAGCCATTCTTTATCACCAATTATGCAAAATGCTGCCCTTCAATATTTAGGCTTAGATCTAATTTATATTGCTATACCTTGTAAAGATCAAGATTTAGAATTAGTTCTAAATTCTTTTAAAAAAATTAATTGCAAAGGCTTAAATATCACAATTCCACATAAAGAAAAAGTATTTGATCTTTGTAGTGAAATTTCCCCTATTGCTAACCAATTAAAAGCAATTAATACACTGAAATTAAATTCTGAAAAAGAATGGAGCGGAACTAATACAGATGTAGAAGGATTTATTTATCCATTAAAAACATTAAACTTAGTAAAAAAGAAATCAATGGTTCTTGGCTCAGGAGGGGCAGCAAGATCTGTTATTCAAGGTTTAATAAATCTAAATCTTTCAACTATTTCAGTAGTTTCACGTAACAAAACATCACTAAATAAATTAATTAAAAATTTTGAAAATCAAATTAAAATTAAAGGTTTTTTAAATAATGATAATCAGGCTCAAAATTTAATTGAAGAAGCAGATTTAATTGTGAATACAACACCAGTAGGAATGAATTCATCTAAATATGCAATGAACATTTTGCCATATGGAGAGACTTTTTGGAGATCTCTTAAATCCAAAACAATTGTTTACGATTTAATCTATAATCCTTCTCCGTCTCCTCTATTAAAATTTAGCGTCAAAAAAGGATGCTTTACTATTGATGGTATGCAAATGCTCGTCGCTCAAGGAATGAAATCATTATCATTTTGGACAAATGGTTTGGAAGTGCCTTTTCAGGTTATGAATGACGCACTAAAAACATATCTTTAA
- the rpsF gene encoding 30S ribosomal protein S6 has protein sequence MNDQQSYYETMYILRPDIAEDEVTNHIDKYNKLLEESGGTILDSQMRGKRRLAYQIAKHREGIYVQLSHQGDGQHIFKIEKAMRLSEDVIRYMTVKQEGPLPSPRPSNKSTSQSEKKDDPDDNIESKEKEKVVTADSASSGEDDTEIKKNAKS, from the coding sequence ATGAACGATCAACAATCTTATTACGAAACGATGTACATTCTCCGCCCAGATATTGCGGAAGATGAAGTAACTAATCACATTGATAAATACAATAAGCTTTTAGAAGAATCTGGCGGTACTATCCTTGATAGTCAAATGAGAGGTAAAAGAAGGTTAGCTTATCAAATAGCAAAACATAGAGAAGGTATTTATGTGCAACTAAGTCATCAAGGCGATGGACAACATATTTTCAAGATTGAAAAAGCAATGAGACTTAGTGAAGATGTTATTAGATACATGACCGTTAAACAAGAAGGGCCTTTACCAAGCCCAAGACCTTCGAATAAGAGTACATCTCAGTCAGAGAAAAAAGATGATCCAGATGACAATATTGAATCTAAAGAAAAAGAAAAAGTAGTAACTGCAGATTCTGCAAGTTCAGGAGAAGACGATACTGAAATCAAAAAAAATGCAAAATCTTAA
- the dnaK gene encoding molecular chaperone DnaK, with protein sequence MGKVVGIDLGTTNSCVAVMEGGKPTVIANAEGFRTTPSVVAYTKNQDQLVGQIAKRQAVMNPENTFYSAKRFVGRRVDEVNAESKEVSYSVEKSGSSVKLKCPILDKQFSPEEVSSQVLRKLADDAGKYLGEKVTQAVITVPAYFNDSQRQATKDAGKIAGLEVLRIVNEPTAAALAYGLDKENEKILVFDLGGGTFDVSVIEAGDGVTEVLSTSGDTHLGGDDFDRCIVDHLASNFKSNEGIDLRQDKQALQRLTEAAEKAKIELSNATQSEINLPFITATPEGPKHLDLNLTRAKFEELAASLIDRCKTPVERAISDAKISTSEIDEVVMVGGSSRIPAVLDLVKKIIGKEPNQTVNPDEVVAVGAAIQGGVLAGEVKDILLLDVTPLSLGVETLGGVMTKMINRNTTVPTKKSETYSTAVDGQTNVEIHVLQGEREMASDNKSLGTFRLDGIPSAPRGVPQIEVTFDIDANGILSVTAKDKGSGKEQSISITGASTLSDNEVEKMVKDAESNASVDKEKREKIDLKNQAETLVYQTEKQLSELGDKVDAAAKSKVEEKSNALKEATSKEDYESMKKLLEELQQELYAVGSSVYQQPGNQPPSPGAGVGPDQNDSNEKGGDDVIDADFTETKD encoded by the coding sequence ATGGGTAAGGTTGTAGGAATCGATTTAGGAACAACTAATAGTTGTGTGGCTGTAATGGAAGGTGGTAAACCTACTGTAATAGCAAATGCAGAGGGTTTCAGAACTACTCCATCAGTTGTTGCATATACAAAAAATCAAGATCAGCTTGTTGGACAAATCGCAAAAAGACAAGCGGTTATGAATCCTGAAAATACGTTTTATTCCGCAAAGCGTTTTGTTGGTAGACGAGTAGATGAAGTTAATGCAGAATCTAAAGAAGTTAGTTACTCTGTTGAGAAATCTGGTTCTAGTGTTAAATTAAAATGTCCTATTTTGGATAAGCAGTTTTCTCCTGAAGAGGTAAGTTCTCAGGTTTTAAGAAAGTTAGCAGATGATGCGGGTAAATACCTTGGTGAAAAAGTTACACAGGCTGTAATAACAGTTCCAGCTTATTTCAATGATTCTCAAAGACAGGCTACAAAAGATGCAGGAAAGATTGCAGGTTTAGAAGTTCTTAGAATTGTTAATGAGCCAACTGCTGCAGCTTTAGCATATGGTTTGGATAAAGAAAATGAAAAAATCCTTGTTTTTGATTTAGGGGGAGGCACCTTTGACGTTTCAGTTATTGAAGCTGGTGATGGAGTAACTGAAGTTCTATCTACATCTGGAGATACACATTTAGGTGGTGACGATTTTGATAGATGTATCGTAGATCACTTAGCTAGTAATTTTAAATCAAATGAGGGAATTGACCTTAGACAAGATAAGCAAGCTTTGCAAAGATTGACTGAAGCAGCAGAAAAAGCAAAAATTGAGCTTTCAAATGCTACGCAAAGTGAAATAAATTTACCTTTTATTACAGCGACACCTGAAGGCCCAAAGCATTTGGATTTGAACCTTACTAGAGCAAAGTTTGAGGAATTAGCAGCCTCCTTAATTGATAGGTGTAAGACCCCAGTTGAGAGAGCTATAAGTGATGCAAAAATTTCTACTAGTGAAATTGATGAAGTTGTAATGGTGGGAGGCTCATCTAGAATTCCTGCTGTTTTAGATTTAGTAAAAAAAATAATTGGTAAGGAACCAAATCAAACCGTTAATCCTGATGAAGTAGTAGCTGTTGGAGCAGCAATTCAGGGAGGTGTTTTAGCAGGAGAGGTAAAAGATATATTATTGCTTGATGTTACTCCACTTTCTTTAGGGGTAGAGACTTTGGGGGGAGTAATGACAAAAATGATAAATCGAAATACTACAGTACCTACAAAGAAATCTGAAACATATTCAACTGCTGTAGACGGTCAAACAAATGTTGAAATACACGTTTTACAGGGTGAAAGAGAAATGGCTTCTGATAACAAAAGCCTAGGAACTTTTAGATTGGATGGTATACCGTCAGCACCAAGAGGCGTTCCGCAAATTGAAGTTACATTTGATATTGATGCAAATGGTATTCTTAGCGTTACTGCTAAAGATAAAGGTAGTGGAAAAGAGCAAAGTATCTCTATCACTGGTGCTTCAACCCTATCCGATAATGAAGTAGAAAAAATGGTAAAAGATGCTGAATCAAATGCATCTGTAGATAAAGAAAAAAGAGAAAAAATTGATTTAAAAAATCAAGCTGAAACACTTGTATATCAGACAGAAAAGCAACTTAGTGAGTTAGGGGACAAAGTTGATGCTGCAGCAAAGTCTAAAGTTGAAGAAAAAAGTAATGCTTTAAAAGAGGCAACTTCAAAAGAAGATTATGAATCAATGAAAAAACTTCTTGAAGAACTTCAGCAAGAACTTTATGCAGTTGGTTCATCTGTTTATCAGCAACCTGGCAATCAGCCACCATCACCTGGCGCGGGGGTTGGTCCTGATCAGAATGATTCAAACGAAAAAGGAGGAGATGATGTAATTGATGCAGACTTTACAGAAACGAAAGATTAG
- a CDS encoding FAD-dependent oxidoreductase, with protein sequence MKSLKENFQKAHIVIIGSGIIGKFNALELSELGFQVTIIDPTQLQNSSNAALGLLMGNMYQKRRGRSWDLRKQSMELWPQWITLLQKFNNELNIEKPLIKLTTNEEKFKKLEKFIYENNDLNLQILERDSIFINNINKAFQTKNIKGMISFKDGRINAFSLMKTLDKYLKNKKVNFLEEEIIEIRKSKNQWISRTRNNENIKSDMVILCNSLKAIDLIDSLSHNIKLKPVLGQAMEIDINDAEVDLLSLPKQFNINGKNIIPKSKNKLIIGSTDEYSTMPEENTFQKLTNFLDKKPNWLMKGKIARKWFGIRSRPDGEPSPIMKNLGDGLIICTGFYKNGILLAPACSKWVANEINSYLS encoded by the coding sequence ATGAAAAGCTTAAAAGAAAATTTTCAAAAAGCACACATAGTTATTATTGGATCAGGAATTATTGGAAAATTTAACGCCTTAGAACTATCAGAATTAGGTTTCCAAGTAACGATAATAGATCCAACTCAACTCCAAAATAGTAGCAATGCAGCTTTAGGCTTACTAATGGGTAATATGTATCAAAAAAGAAGAGGTAGAAGCTGGGATCTCAGAAAACAAAGTATGGAATTATGGCCACAATGGATTACATTACTGCAAAAATTTAATAATGAATTAAATATCGAAAAACCATTAATAAAACTGACTACTAATGAAGAAAAGTTTAAAAAATTAGAGAAATTTATTTATGAAAATAATGATCTAAACTTACAAATTCTAGAAAGAGACTCAATATTTATCAATAATATAAATAAAGCATTCCAAACAAAAAATATAAAAGGTATGATTTCCTTCAAAGATGGAAGAATAAATGCTTTCTCGTTAATGAAAACATTAGATAAATATCTAAAAAATAAAAAAGTAAATTTTTTAGAAGAAGAAATAATAGAAATCAGAAAATCAAAAAATCAATGGATTTCTAGGACAAGAAATAATGAAAACATCAAATCTGACATGGTTATTTTGTGTAATTCACTAAAAGCGATTGATTTAATAGATAGCCTTTCTCACAACATCAAATTAAAGCCAGTTTTAGGTCAAGCTATGGAAATTGATATAAATGATGCAGAAGTTGATTTATTATCTCTGCCAAAACAATTTAATATAAATGGTAAAAATATAATTCCAAAATCAAAAAATAAGCTAATTATTGGATCAACTGATGAATATAGTACTATGCCAGAAGAAAATACATTCCAAAAACTCACAAATTTTCTAGATAAAAAACCAAATTGGCTGATGAAAGGAAAAATTGCTAGAAAATGGTTCGGAATAAGGTCAAGACCAGATGGTGAACCTTCACCAATAATGAAAAATCTTGGAGATGGACTAATTATATGTACAGGTTTTTATAAAAATGGAATTTTACTGGCTCCGGCTTGTTCTAAATGGGTTGCTAATGAAATTAATAGTTACCTTTCCTAA